One part of the Bradyrhizobium sp. CB1650 genome encodes these proteins:
- a CDS encoding acetyl-CoA hydrolase/transferase C-terminal domain-containing protein → MPKLFSDADALAEEIIRDVGIDLVVGLPLGLGKANHVVNALYARACADPDIKLTLLSALTLEKPTPASLIERRFITPVIDRLFGGYPDLAYAGALREGKLPPNVSVIEFFFLAGRWLHVPAAQQNYISANYTHAADYLLARGLNVVTQLVAKRIVDGVPRYSLSCNTDTTLDVLRERRAGRTSFKLIAQVNSELPFMPGAGDLPADEFSAILESPATDFPLFAPPSEPISDTKYAIGLNAASLVRDGGTLQIGIGQIGDALAQGLILRHRDSGAFHGIMTRLSPARPAVAQETDSFGKGLYGVSEMLTEAFIGLIDAGILKRAVDGVVLHGAFFLGPKSFYRALREMAPDQIARIQMMPVSFTNALYGEEEQKRRARVDARFVNNTMMATLMGAAVSDGLDDGQVVSGVGGQYNFVAQAFALKGARSVLTLEATRQAGRALRSNILWRYGHETIPRHLRDVFVTEYGVADLRGKSDADVIAAMLAIADSRFQDELTRVAQEAGKLPRGYEIPSVHRENHPERIATALKDAREAGLLPSFPFGSDFTEVEQRLIPALQILQGAQRSPRALAALLWQGMTGTPDPADEACLARLGLDRPKTWPERGYRALVSAALSRSRSK, encoded by the coding sequence ATGCCCAAACTGTTCTCCGACGCCGATGCTCTCGCCGAGGAGATCATTCGCGACGTCGGGATCGATCTCGTGGTCGGGCTGCCACTCGGCCTCGGCAAGGCCAATCATGTGGTCAACGCGCTCTATGCGCGGGCCTGTGCCGATCCTGACATCAAGCTGACACTGCTCTCGGCGCTGACTCTGGAAAAGCCTACGCCTGCCAGCCTGATCGAGCGCCGTTTCATCACGCCCGTCATCGACCGCCTGTTCGGCGGCTATCCGGATCTCGCCTATGCCGGCGCGCTGCGTGAGGGCAAGCTGCCGCCCAATGTCAGCGTCATCGAGTTCTTCTTTCTTGCAGGGCGCTGGCTGCACGTGCCGGCTGCGCAGCAGAACTACATCTCGGCCAACTACACCCACGCCGCAGACTATCTCCTCGCACGCGGGCTCAACGTGGTGACGCAGCTCGTCGCCAAGCGCATCGTCGATGGCGTGCCGCGCTACAGCCTGTCCTGCAATACCGACACGACGCTGGACGTGCTGCGCGAGCGTCGCGCCGGACGTACATCGTTTAAACTGATCGCGCAGGTGAATTCCGAGCTGCCGTTCATGCCGGGCGCGGGCGATCTTCCGGCCGATGAATTCAGCGCCATTCTGGAGAGTCCTGCGACCGACTTTCCCCTGTTCGCGCCACCGTCGGAGCCGATCTCGGACACCAAATATGCCATCGGATTGAATGCGGCATCGCTGGTGCGCGACGGCGGCACGCTGCAGATCGGCATCGGGCAGATCGGGGATGCGCTGGCGCAGGGCCTGATCCTGCGCCATCGCGACAGCGGCGCCTTTCACGGCATCATGACCCGGCTGTCGCCGGCGCGGCCGGCCGTCGCGCAGGAGACTGACTCGTTCGGCAAAGGTCTCTACGGCGTCAGCGAGATGCTAACCGAGGCCTTCATCGGTCTGATCGATGCCGGCATTCTCAAGCGCGCAGTCGACGGCGTCGTGCTGCACGGCGCTTTCTTTCTCGGTCCGAAGTCCTTCTATCGCGCGCTGCGCGAGATGGCGCCCGACCAGATCGCGCGCATCCAGATGATGCCGGTGTCGTTCACCAACGCGCTCTATGGCGAGGAGGAACAGAAGCGCCGCGCCCGCGTCGATGCGCGCTTCGTCAACAACACGATGATGGCGACGCTCATGGGAGCCGCCGTCTCCGACGGCCTCGACGATGGACAGGTGGTGAGCGGTGTCGGGGGCCAGTACAATTTCGTCGCGCAAGCCTTCGCGCTGAAGGGGGCACGATCGGTTCTGACGCTCGAGGCGACGCGGCAAGCTGGCCGTGCCTTGCGGTCAAACATCCTCTGGCGATATGGGCACGAGACCATCCCGCGGCATCTGCGCGATGTCTTCGTCACTGAATATGGCGTTGCCGATCTCAGGGGAAAATCGGATGCCGACGTGATCGCCGCAATGCTTGCGATCGCCGACTCGCGCTTCCAGGACGAGCTGACGCGGGTTGCGCAGGAGGCAGGTAAACTGCCGCGCGGCTACGAGATCCCTTCGGTCCATCGCGAGAACCACCCCGAGCGGATCGCGACCGCGCTCAAGGACGCGCGCGAGGCCGGGTTGCTGCCGTCATTTCCGTTCGGTTCTGATTTCACCGAGGTCGAGCAGCGCCTCATTCCGGCGCTGCAGATCCTGCAAGGCGCGCAGCGCTCGCCGCGCGCGCTCGCGGCCTTGCTGTGGCAGGGAATGACGGGGACTCCGGACCCTGCCGACGAGGCATGTCTCGCGCGCCTCGGCCTCGATCGTCCCAAGACCTGGCCCGAGCGCGGCTATCGCGCGCTGGTGAGTGCGGCCCTTTCGCGGAGTCGTAGCAAGTAG